One genomic segment of Pelagerythrobacter marensis includes these proteins:
- a CDS encoding MiaB/RimO family radical SAM methylthiotransferase — MTSGAEVISLGCRLNIAESERIRAMLSSERDVIVVNSCAVTAEAVRTTRQAIRRARRDKPGARLLVTGCAAEIEREQLSAMPEVDGFVANERKLDPRAWNAPEQAAPAPPQRTRAFVAVQNGCDHACTFCIIPQGRGPSRSLSVAQVLHEVERHLDQGAPEVVLTGVDVTSWGHDLPGEPPLGRLVSAILDTFPELPRLRMSSLDGVEVDPQLFDLFAGEPRLMPHLHLSLQHGNDLILKRMKRRHLRRDAVALVQRLKQARPEIAIGADLIAGFPTECDAAHEDNLSIVRELQIVHGHVFPYSPRPGTPAARMPQVDRPAVKARAAELRAEVAQVRDAWLDTLVGQSHTVLAENDGTGYAENFARYALPEGVGRGEILTLTAQRHEKGLLL; from the coding sequence ATGACGAGCGGGGCGGAGGTGATATCGCTCGGCTGCCGGCTCAACATTGCCGAGAGCGAGCGTATCCGCGCGATGTTATCGAGCGAACGCGATGTGATCGTGGTGAACAGCTGCGCCGTAACGGCCGAAGCGGTGCGCACGACCCGGCAGGCCATTCGCCGTGCCCGGCGCGACAAGCCAGGCGCCCGATTGCTGGTTACTGGCTGCGCCGCCGAGATTGAGCGTGAACAGCTTTCCGCCATGCCGGAAGTCGACGGATTCGTCGCAAACGAGCGCAAGCTCGATCCGCGTGCCTGGAACGCGCCCGAACAGGCTGCACCCGCACCGCCACAGCGCACACGAGCGTTCGTCGCCGTGCAGAACGGCTGCGATCATGCCTGCACGTTCTGCATCATCCCTCAGGGACGAGGGCCGAGCCGGTCGCTGTCCGTCGCGCAAGTTCTGCATGAGGTGGAGCGCCATCTCGATCAGGGCGCGCCGGAAGTGGTTCTGACCGGGGTTGATGTCACTTCGTGGGGACACGACCTGCCCGGCGAGCCGCCTCTGGGCAGGCTGGTTTCCGCGATCCTGGACACTTTCCCCGAATTGCCGCGGTTGCGCATGTCGTCGCTCGATGGAGTCGAAGTCGATCCCCAGCTGTTCGATCTATTCGCCGGTGAACCGCGGCTGATGCCCCACCTGCACCTGTCGTTGCAGCACGGCAACGACCTGATCCTCAAACGCATGAAGCGCCGCCATCTGCGCCGCGATGCGGTGGCATTGGTGCAGCGGTTGAAGCAGGCCAGACCGGAAATCGCGATCGGGGCGGATCTGATTGCCGGCTTCCCGACCGAATGCGATGCCGCGCACGAAGATAACCTGTCGATCGTGCGGGAGCTCCAGATAGTTCATGGCCATGTCTTCCCCTATTCGCCCCGCCCGGGCACGCCTGCCGCGCGTATGCCGCAAGTCGACCGACCGGCCGTGAAGGCGCGCGCGGCAGAGCTGCGGGCGGAAGTCGCGCAAGTCCGCGACGCATGGCTGGACACACTGGTCGGGCAGAGCCACACCGTGCTCGCCGAAAACGACGGCACCGGATATGCGGAAAACTTCGCCCGCTACGCCCTTCCGGAAGGCGTGGGGCGCGGAGAGATCCTGACCCTCACCGCCCAACGACATGAGAAAGGCCTGCTCCTATGA
- the dapF gene encoding diaminopimelate epimerase: MRVPFIKMHGLGNDFVVLDARREAIPAVTSMIAARIADRRTGIGCDQLVILEPADAADFRMRILNADGGEVEACGNATRAVSMLHGASATIETAAGLLRAEPGNDGATVDMGIPRFEWQDIPLAYAMDTLAMPVGWDGLENPAAVNVGNPHVVFFVADCDAVPLESLGPTIEHDPLFPNRINVNVATVENRTRIRLRVWERGAGLTRACGTGACATAVAAMRRGLVDRSVEVKLPGGVLQIDWGQDERIAMTGPATESYRGTFEWDHFA, from the coding sequence ATGCGGGTACCGTTCATCAAGATGCATGGTCTGGGAAACGACTTCGTCGTGCTTGACGCGCGGCGAGAGGCGATCCCCGCTGTGACCAGCATGATCGCCGCGCGCATCGCCGACCGGCGCACCGGGATCGGTTGCGATCAGCTAGTGATCCTGGAACCTGCCGATGCTGCGGATTTTCGAATGCGCATCCTCAACGCCGACGGCGGAGAGGTCGAAGCCTGCGGCAATGCGACGCGGGCGGTATCCATGCTTCATGGCGCCTCCGCGACGATTGAAACCGCTGCCGGATTGCTGAGGGCGGAGCCTGGCAACGACGGTGCAACGGTGGACATGGGCATACCGCGCTTCGAATGGCAGGATATCCCTCTCGCCTATGCGATGGATACCCTTGCCATGCCGGTCGGCTGGGATGGGCTGGAAAATCCGGCCGCAGTCAATGTCGGCAACCCGCACGTGGTTTTCTTCGTCGCGGATTGCGATGCCGTCCCTCTGGAGAGCCTGGGCCCGACGATCGAACACGATCCGCTTTTCCCCAATCGCATCAACGTGAATGTCGCCACGGTCGAGAACCGCACGCGCATCCGGCTGCGCGTGTGGGAACGCGGCGCGGGTCTCACACGCGCATGCGGCACTGGCGCTTGCGCTACGGCAGTGGCCGCGATGCGACGGGGACTGGTTGACCGCTCGGTCGAAGTGAAGTTGCCCGGCGGTGTCCTGCAGATCGACTGGGGGCAGGACGAACGCATCGCGATGACTGGCCCTGCAACCGAATCCTATCGCGGCACGTTCGAATGGGACCATTTCGCATGA
- a CDS encoding putative bifunctional diguanylate cyclase/phosphodiesterase, producing MAAESRNRQASHRADRDLIAIGIAVAAILMFVGTGGAVIPKIIGSWTGVAEAPDVVLVNALLLNIALIIFGWRRYSELVEEIGHRKAAEEKARLLAETDPLTGCLNRRSLPPATDDLIALQSVTGNGVAFAMVDLDNFKRINDINGHVAGDEVLRETARRIVALMPRETLVARLGGDEFACVLPYDAAQPERLDRLVQRMIETIAEPVSVADREVETTVSVGMATTLPTDVENRRSPDAQELMHRADIAMYHAKSCGKNGFCWFETQMEDELQFRNSLESGIREGLAAGEFVPYYEQQIDLESGELTGFEMLARWHSPRLGVVSPEVFIPVAESIGVIAELSEQLIERALDDARDWDPGLTLSVNISPLQFNDPWFPQRLLKLLLKANFPPQRFEIEITESCLHDNVPLVRSMIVSLRNQGIKVNLDDFGTGYSSFAQLRSLPFDRIKIDRSFVGEIGREGSASQIVNAIVALGHGLGMPITAEGIEDDAILSNLRALGRIKGQGYIYGRPETVEEVRERLKGLGRLAQPAAPGDDSEPENLPTTPVRKKA from the coding sequence ATGGCAGCGGAAAGCAGAAATCGGCAGGCGAGCCACAGGGCCGATCGCGATCTGATCGCGATCGGGATTGCCGTTGCTGCCATCCTGATGTTCGTGGGGACCGGAGGCGCCGTCATTCCGAAGATCATCGGTTCGTGGACCGGCGTGGCCGAGGCACCCGACGTCGTTCTGGTCAACGCGCTACTGCTCAATATCGCACTCATCATCTTCGGATGGCGGCGATACAGCGAACTGGTAGAAGAAATCGGCCATCGCAAGGCTGCGGAGGAAAAGGCGCGCCTGCTGGCAGAAACCGATCCGCTGACAGGCTGTCTCAATCGCAGAAGCTTGCCGCCGGCCACGGATGATCTGATTGCGCTTCAGTCCGTGACCGGCAACGGCGTCGCTTTCGCGATGGTGGATCTCGACAATTTCAAGCGCATCAATGACATCAACGGCCACGTCGCCGGCGACGAGGTTCTGCGCGAGACGGCACGACGCATCGTCGCATTGATGCCGCGCGAAACGCTGGTCGCCAGACTGGGCGGGGATGAATTTGCCTGTGTTCTGCCTTACGATGCCGCCCAGCCCGAACGACTGGATCGGCTGGTTCAACGAATGATCGAGACGATCGCGGAGCCAGTTTCTGTCGCAGATCGCGAGGTCGAAACGACCGTGTCGGTCGGCATGGCGACCACGCTGCCCACAGATGTCGAGAACCGCAGATCGCCCGATGCGCAGGAACTGATGCATCGCGCCGACATCGCGATGTACCATGCCAAGTCGTGCGGAAAGAACGGGTTCTGCTGGTTCGAGACGCAGATGGAAGACGAGCTGCAATTTCGTAACTCGCTCGAATCAGGTATTCGCGAAGGCTTGGCTGCGGGCGAGTTCGTGCCGTATTACGAGCAGCAGATCGATCTCGAAAGCGGCGAACTGACCGGGTTCGAAATGCTGGCACGCTGGCATTCGCCTCGCCTGGGCGTTGTCTCGCCAGAGGTATTCATACCGGTTGCGGAAAGCATCGGCGTGATTGCCGAATTGTCCGAGCAGCTGATCGAACGTGCACTGGACGATGCGCGGGATTGGGATCCCGGCCTGACGCTATCGGTCAACATCTCGCCCTTGCAGTTCAACGATCCGTGGTTTCCGCAGCGATTGCTCAAACTGCTGCTGAAGGCGAACTTCCCGCCGCAGCGGTTCGAGATCGAAATTACCGAAAGCTGTCTGCACGACAACGTCCCGCTCGTGCGGTCGATGATCGTCAGCCTTAGAAATCAGGGCATCAAGGTCAATCTCGACGATTTCGGCACCGGCTATTCCAGCTTCGCGCAATTGCGCTCGCTCCCGTTCGACCGGATCAAGATCGATCGCAGTTTCGTGGGCGAGATCGGGCGCGAAGGCAGCGCATCGCAGATCGTCAACGCGATTGTCGCCTTGGGTCACGGGCTAGGCATGCCGATCACCGCGGAAGGTATCGAGGACGATGCGATCCTTTCCAACCTTCGCGCGCTCGGCAGGATCAAGGGCCAGGGCTATATCTACGGTCGCCCCGAAACGGTCGAGGAAGTGCGCGAACGCCTGAAAGGCCTGGGCCGCCTGGCGCAGCCAGCCGCGCCGGGCGACGACAGCGAACCGGAGAACCTGCCGACCACGCCGGTGCGCAAGAAAGCCTGA
- a CDS encoding EVE domain-containing protein has translation MKSEPDVYGWDDLVAEEEGTWDGVRNHRAKNNLAAMQVGDQAFFYHSNIGLEIVGIAEISEAGITDPTDPEGKWAAVKVVPRKKLPRAVTLKEIKAEPRLGEMELVRQSRLSVSEVRPDEWKKILSMAEA, from the coding sequence ATGAAATCCGAACCCGACGTTTATGGCTGGGACGATCTTGTCGCTGAGGAAGAAGGGACCTGGGATGGCGTCCGCAATCATCGCGCCAAGAACAATCTTGCGGCGATGCAGGTTGGCGATCAGGCTTTTTTCTATCACTCCAATATCGGGCTTGAGATCGTCGGTATCGCGGAAATCAGCGAAGCCGGCATTACCGATCCAACCGATCCAGAGGGTAAATGGGCAGCGGTAAAGGTCGTGCCGCGGAAGAAGCTTCCGCGCGCGGTGACGCTGAAGGAAATCAAAGCAGAACCAAGGCTTGGGGAGATGGAACTGGTCCGCCAATCGCGACTGTCCGTGTCGGAAGTGCGCCCGGATGAATGGAAGAAAATTCTTTCTATGGCAGAGGCTTAG
- a CDS encoding CsbD family protein, with product MGELKDKAKGAGNEIAGNAKQAAAEISGNPRLDAEGKAQERKGEAQNLSGKVKGALGDKV from the coding sequence ATGGGTGAACTCAAGGACAAGGCCAAGGGCGCGGGCAACGAGATTGCCGGAAACGCCAAGCAGGCCGCTGCGGAAATCAGCGGCAATCCGCGTCTGGATGCCGAAGGCAAGGCTCAGGAACGCAAGGGCGAGGCGCAGAACCTTTCCGGAAAGGTGAAGGGCGCGCTGGGCGACAAGGTCTGA
- a CDS encoding MFS transporter, with the protein MTTSTHILRRRRFLPLFVTQLFNAFNDNLYKTAMVLFVVYSVYNSEAEEALFSAIASGVFILPFFVLSALAGQLADMRDKARIIRIVKACEIGIMIVGAAGLLIAWQDAQCATGSAGACLFRPPVSIAEMAIPLLLLALFAMGVHSTFIGPIKYAILPQHLHSDEVLAGTGLVEAGTYLAILFGTILAGWIPVEIAAGLVIAIAILGFITSQFVPPAPPQGDVNELDFPLLDPLRRSGRGPAFTALAFLPVLIADQFVSMFKLVRSTADDRRVFLAIMAISFFWTIGAVLFIQFPPLAKNVLTASKEVASLFLVIFSVGVAIGSVSVNALLKGTVSARYSPASVIVMALFVLAFYLVCRAWTPAPGDMLMDVGQFMGQPLAITLLLCLLGIAIAGGMFVVPLYAFLTTFVPKTQTARTIAANNIVNSGAMVGGALLAMGLSAVDVAIVDQLLLSAAMCLISSWLGKKLYDAEKAALAT; encoded by the coding sequence ATGACAACATCGACGCACATACTGCGGCGCCGCCGATTCCTTCCGCTGTTCGTTACGCAGCTGTTCAACGCTTTCAACGATAATCTCTACAAGACCGCGATGGTGCTGTTCGTGGTCTACAGCGTCTACAATTCCGAAGCGGAGGAGGCGCTGTTCAGCGCCATCGCTTCGGGCGTGTTCATTCTGCCGTTCTTCGTGCTTTCCGCATTGGCCGGGCAACTGGCGGACATGCGCGACAAGGCCCGGATCATCCGGATCGTGAAGGCTTGCGAAATCGGTATCATGATCGTGGGCGCGGCCGGCCTGCTGATCGCGTGGCAGGATGCCCAATGCGCGACCGGTTCGGCAGGGGCCTGTCTGTTCCGCCCGCCCGTATCGATCGCGGAAATGGCGATCCCCCTGCTTCTCCTGGCCCTTTTTGCGATGGGGGTGCACTCCACCTTCATCGGGCCGATCAAATACGCGATCCTGCCGCAGCACCTTCATTCTGATGAGGTCCTGGCCGGCACCGGCCTGGTCGAAGCGGGGACATATCTGGCGATCCTGTTCGGCACCATTCTGGCTGGCTGGATCCCGGTTGAGATCGCCGCAGGCTTGGTCATCGCCATCGCCATACTGGGTTTCATCACTTCGCAGTTCGTCCCACCGGCACCGCCGCAGGGTGACGTCAACGAGCTCGATTTCCCGCTGCTTGATCCGCTCAGGCGCTCTGGGCGCGGGCCGGCCTTCACCGCCCTCGCCTTCCTTCCCGTCCTGATCGCCGATCAGTTTGTCTCGATGTTCAAGCTGGTCCGGTCGACAGCCGACGATCGCCGCGTCTTTCTGGCGATCATGGCAATCAGCTTCTTCTGGACCATTGGCGCCGTGCTGTTCATCCAGTTCCCGCCCCTGGCCAAGAACGTACTCACCGCCAGCAAGGAAGTGGCCAGCCTGTTCCTTGTCATATTCTCGGTCGGCGTGGCGATCGGATCGGTATCGGTCAACGCACTGCTCAAGGGCACGGTGTCGGCCCGCTACTCACCGGCATCGGTGATCGTGATGGCGCTGTTCGTTTTGGCCTTTTACCTCGTCTGCCGCGCCTGGACCCCTGCTCCGGGCGATATGCTGATGGATGTCGGGCAGTTTATGGGGCAGCCGCTGGCTATCACCCTGCTGCTATGCCTTCTCGGCATTGCAATCGCCGGCGGCATGTTCGTCGTCCCGCTCTACGCCTTTCTCACGACATTCGTGCCGAAGACCCAGACAGCCCGCACAATCGCGGCAAACAACATCGTCAATTCTGGCGCGATGGTTGGTGGTGCGCTGTTGGCCATGGGGCTGAGCGCGGTGGACGTCGCCATAGTCGATCAATTGCTGCTAAGCGCAGCGATGTGTCTGATATCCAGCTGGCTGGGAAAGAAGCTTTACGACGCGGAAAAGGCTGCTCTCGCGACGTAG
- the pgsA gene encoding CDP-diacylglycerol--glycerol-3-phosphate 3-phosphatidyltransferase has protein sequence MLNLPNILTLSRIVTIPLLVFLLWWPGWAFGYLMAFALYCLMGITDYFDGYLARASGTVSKLGVFLDPIADKIMVAAVILVLTAQGWLRGPVAGDFHVIAGLVILMREIAVSGLREFLGPLQVSVPVSKLAKWKTAAQMVSLGALILAGALPGWNMQMGAAIFNVPHLVGIVTLWTAAILTLVTGWDYLRVGVKYMD, from the coding sequence GTGCTGAACCTGCCCAATATCCTCACGCTTTCGCGAATTGTGACCATCCCGCTGCTGGTGTTCCTGCTGTGGTGGCCCGGTTGGGCATTCGGTTATCTTATGGCTTTCGCGCTTTACTGCCTGATGGGCATTACCGACTATTTCGATGGCTATCTGGCGCGTGCCAGCGGCACGGTATCGAAGCTGGGCGTGTTTCTCGATCCCATAGCGGACAAGATTATGGTCGCTGCCGTCATTCTGGTGCTGACTGCACAAGGCTGGCTGCGCGGGCCGGTGGCGGGCGATTTTCACGTTATCGCGGGACTGGTCATTCTCATGCGAGAGATCGCCGTGTCCGGGCTGCGCGAATTTCTCGGCCCCTTGCAGGTCTCGGTTCCAGTCAGCAAGCTGGCAAAATGGAAGACGGCGGCCCAGATGGTTTCGCTCGGCGCGCTGATCCTGGCAGGCGCCTTGCCCGGATGGAACATGCAGATGGGGGCAGCGATCTTCAACGTCCCGCACCTGGTCGGAATTGTGACGTTGTGGACGGCGGCGATCCTGACGCTGGTTACCGGATGGGATTACCTGCGGGTCGGGGTCAAATACATGGATTGA
- a CDS encoding division plane positioning ATPase MipZ has protein sequence MVADVAAHVPAGKVITFANEKGGVGKSTLALHCAVSLAHSGFRVVAIDLDARQATLDQSLCFREGTARVLGVDLPMPRHAILHRPAAAQLQQEINRLDATPDFVVLDAPGADSPIFRRAVAAAETLVTPINASFADLQVLGRTDPVSGRPGAAACFGRTVAALRNARRDLGLAPIDWLVAKNRVRMSERRQIDRVDAALSGLAKQQNFRIGHGLSERVAFRELFQFGLTHLDLRLLPDMVRASKATLAEIERLTAELFPAGSPATRAPAAPTSAPTVRASRRARSAYREALAAAAHGTVNPCI, from the coding sequence GTGGTTGCCGATGTGGCTGCGCATGTTCCCGCCGGCAAAGTAATCACATTCGCGAACGAAAAGGGCGGAGTCGGCAAATCGACCCTGGCCTTGCACTGCGCAGTTTCCCTGGCGCATTCCGGGTTTCGGGTCGTCGCGATTGATCTCGATGCCAGGCAGGCGACACTCGATCAAAGTCTGTGCTTCCGCGAAGGCACCGCGCGCGTTCTGGGGGTCGACCTGCCGATGCCCCGCCATGCCATTCTGCACCGCCCCGCCGCCGCCCAGTTGCAGCAGGAAATCAATCGCCTTGATGCAACGCCCGATTTCGTCGTGCTCGATGCGCCGGGGGCCGACAGCCCGATATTCCGGCGCGCCGTGGCCGCCGCTGAAACGCTGGTGACCCCAATCAATGCTTCGTTCGCCGATCTTCAGGTCCTTGGCCGGACTGATCCGGTGTCGGGCCGCCCCGGCGCTGCGGCCTGCTTCGGACGAACGGTTGCGGCCTTGCGCAACGCGCGGCGAGATCTCGGCCTGGCGCCGATCGACTGGCTCGTCGCCAAGAACCGGGTGCGCATGTCGGAGCGGCGACAGATCGATCGCGTCGATGCGGCCCTGTCCGGTTTGGCGAAACAGCAGAATTTTCGGATCGGGCACGGCCTTTCGGAACGGGTCGCCTTCCGCGAATTGTTCCAGTTCGGGCTGACCCACCTCGATCTGCGACTGCTTCCCGACATGGTCCGGGCGAGCAAAGCCACCCTGGCGGAGATTGAAAGGCTCACCGCGGAACTCTTCCCCGCAGGATCGCCAGCCACCCGCGCACCTGCCGCTCCCACATCGGCACCGACCGTCCGCGCATCGCGGCGCGCGCGCAGCGCCTATCGCGAGGCGCTGGCGGCGGCTGCGCACGGCACGGTCAATCCATGTATTTGA
- a CDS encoding hydrogen peroxide-inducible genes activator, whose amino-acid sequence MSTYLPTIKQLQYLVALHEHGHFGRAAEASFVSQSTLSAGIRELESLLGVTLVERSRRVVRFTTLGEQVVEKAHRLLREAEELSDLVRASGKPLSGTLRMSVIPTIAPFMLPRILPRLRAERPDLKLFLREETSHDAVESLHHGRVDCVLLALPFATGEVEQAHIANDRLYVAFPQDDPRDPPAVVPPSMIDEGRLLLLEDGHCLKEHALAACNRPELRASATMIGTSLHTLVQMVNNDLGLTMLPEMAIEAGILHDTQIVARPLKSQAASREIALIWRKNSPRKADFELLAEELRAG is encoded by the coding sequence GTGAGCACTTACCTGCCTACGATCAAACAGTTGCAGTACCTGGTTGCGCTGCACGAACACGGTCATTTCGGACGCGCGGCGGAGGCGAGCTTCGTATCGCAATCGACGCTGTCCGCGGGGATTCGCGAACTTGAATCGCTGCTGGGTGTGACGCTGGTAGAGCGCAGCCGGCGGGTCGTACGGTTCACGACACTGGGCGAACAGGTCGTCGAGAAAGCTCATCGCCTGCTGCGCGAGGCGGAGGAGTTGTCCGATCTCGTCCGCGCAAGCGGCAAGCCGCTATCGGGTACATTGCGGATGAGCGTGATCCCGACGATCGCGCCTTTCATGCTGCCCCGTATCCTGCCCCGGTTGCGTGCGGAACGGCCCGACCTCAAGCTGTTTCTGCGCGAAGAAACCAGCCACGACGCAGTGGAAAGCCTGCACCACGGCCGGGTCGATTGCGTTCTCCTGGCGCTGCCCTTCGCCACTGGGGAGGTGGAGCAGGCGCACATTGCCAACGATCGCCTCTATGTCGCATTCCCGCAGGACGACCCGCGCGATCCGCCCGCTGTCGTTCCTCCGTCCATGATCGACGAAGGACGGCTGTTGCTGCTCGAAGACGGGCACTGCCTCAAGGAACACGCTCTGGCTGCCTGCAACCGACCGGAACTGCGCGCGTCCGCCACAATGATCGGAACCTCGCTGCACACTCTCGTGCAGATGGTGAACAACGATCTTGGCCTGACGATGTTGCCGGAAATGGCGATTGAGGCGGGCATCCTGCACGACACCCAGATCGTCGCACGGCCGCTGAAATCGCAGGCCGCCAGTCGCGAGATCGCGCTGATCTGGCGAAAGAACTCTCCACGCAAGGCGGATTTCGAGCTTCTCGCGGAAGAGCTGCGCGCCGGCTGA
- the rnd gene encoding ribonuclease D: protein MKIHDLITTTDELAELCERLAKSDFVSVDTEFMRENTYWPELCLVQIANEEEAAAVDPLADGIDLAPLLDLMCDNEDVLKVFHAGGQDVEIIYNLTGKTPHPIFDTQIAMMAISQSEQIGYANLVEAWLGITVDKGARFTDWSRRPLTARQIEYAIGDVTHLSKIFPKILRKLIKTGRGEWLDAEMEKLADPANYRNDAGDAWRRIRQAGRNPAVLGRLKALAAWREGEAQHKNIPRGRIMRDETLADIASHPPKKQSDLVKVRGLSNAWKDNDIGKRLLKVLEKAEPLPADEMPDKPKRGAPLGKEGALVADLLKLLLKIRTREIDVAARLLTRSDEMEALAAGVRKLPILEGWRFEVFGRDALELVEGKLAFAVKGGKLNMTHIDDMPGDMAEARAAE, encoded by the coding sequence ATGAAGATACATGACCTGATTACCACCACCGACGAGCTCGCCGAACTGTGCGAGCGCCTGGCGAAATCCGACTTCGTTTCCGTCGATACCGAGTTCATGCGCGAAAATACCTACTGGCCGGAATTGTGCCTGGTGCAGATCGCGAACGAGGAAGAGGCAGCAGCAGTCGACCCGCTCGCCGACGGGATCGATCTGGCCCCCCTTCTCGATCTGATGTGCGACAACGAAGACGTGCTGAAGGTTTTCCACGCCGGCGGGCAGGATGTGGAGATCATCTACAACCTCACCGGCAAGACGCCGCATCCGATCTTCGATACGCAGATCGCAATGATGGCAATCAGTCAGTCGGAGCAGATCGGCTATGCCAATCTGGTCGAGGCGTGGCTGGGCATTACCGTCGACAAGGGTGCCCGTTTCACCGACTGGAGCCGCCGCCCGCTGACCGCGCGCCAGATCGAATATGCGATTGGCGACGTGACGCATTTGTCGAAGATCTTCCCCAAGATCCTGCGCAAGCTGATCAAGACCGGTCGCGGCGAATGGCTCGATGCCGAGATGGAGAAGCTGGCCGACCCGGCGAACTATCGCAACGATGCCGGCGATGCATGGCGCCGCATTCGCCAGGCCGGGCGTAATCCGGCGGTCCTTGGCCGTCTCAAGGCTCTCGCCGCGTGGCGCGAGGGCGAAGCGCAGCACAAGAACATTCCGCGCGGGCGCATCATGCGCGATGAAACGCTGGCGGATATCGCCAGCCATCCGCCGAAGAAGCAAAGCGATCTGGTCAAAGTCCGCGGCCTGTCGAATGCGTGGAAAGACAATGACATCGGGAAGCGGCTGCTGAAGGTCCTGGAAAAGGCCGAACCGCTTCCGGCCGACGAAATGCCGGACAAGCCGAAGCGGGGCGCGCCCCTGGGCAAGGAGGGCGCACTGGTGGCCGATCTGCTCAAGCTCCTGCTCAAGATCCGCACGCGCGAAATCGACGTGGCCGCGCGCCTGCTGACCCGTTCGGACGAGATGGAAGCGCTCGCCGCCGGGGTACGCAAGCTGCCGATCCTCGAAGGATGGCGTTTCGAAGTGTTCGGTCGCGATGCTCTGGAACTGGTCGAAGGCAAGCTGGCCTTCGCCGTGAAGGGCGGCAAGCTGAATATGACCCATATCGATGATATGCCAGGCGACATGGCAGAGGCGCGAGCCGCCGAGTGA